The following proteins come from a genomic window of Oncorhynchus kisutch isolate 150728-3 unplaced genomic scaffold, Okis_V2 Okis06b-Okis10b_hom, whole genome shotgun sequence:
- the gys1 gene encoding glycogen [starch] synthase, muscle, protein MPLARSLSITSLSGLEEWDEEFDLEDAVLFEIAWEVANKVGGIYTVIQTKARLTAEEWGENYFLVGPYVESNVRTQVELIEPTNPALKRAIDKMNSSGCKVYFGRWLIEGSPYVVLIDVAFTAWNLDKWKKELWDNFSIGVPWFDREANDAVLFGFLTAWLLGEYAAQCEEPPHILAHFHEWLAGLGLALCRQRQLPVATIFTTHATLLGRYLCAGSVDFYNNLADFNVDKEAGDRQIYHRYCLERTAARCAHVFTTVSQITAVEAEHLLKRKPDIITPNGLNVKKFSAMHEFQNLHAQSKNRIQEFIRGHFYGHLDFNLDKCLFLFIAGRYEFSNKGADIFLEALARLNYLLRVNHSDVTVVAFFIMPARTNNFNVETLKGQAVRKQLWDTAQTVKERFGKKLYESLLVGQLPDVSKMLSKDDFTMMKRAIFATQRQCQPPICTHNMLEDSNDPILTCIRRIGLFNSSADRVKVIFHPEFLSSTSPLLPMDYEEFVRGCHLGVFPSYYEPWGYTPAECTVMGIPSISTNLSGFGCFMEEHIADPSAYGIYILDRRYRGVDESCNQLTSYLFQFCQQSRRARIIQRNRTERLSDLLDWRYLGRYYISARHMALAKAFPDTYFYQPHDSDTAQGFRYPRPASVPPSPSLSRHSSPRQSEAEEDDDRYDEDAEAEKDRLNIRQPLTLPSKKGPALPYTLPGANGERN, encoded by the exons ATGCCTCTGGCTCGCAGCCTGTCCATCACCTCCCTGTCGGGGTTGGAGGAGTGGGATGAGGAGTTTGACTTGGAGGACGCTGTCCTCTTTGAGATCGCATGGGAGGTGGCCAACAAAG TTGGTGGGATTTACACAGTGATCCAGACCAAAGCCCGTCTGACGGCAGAGGAATGGGGAGAAAACTATTTCCTGGTTGGTCCGTACGTGGAGAGTAACGTCCGTACCCAGGTGGAGCTGATTGAGCCCACCAACCCTGCCCTTAAGAGAGCCATAGACAAGATGAATTCCAGTGGATGTAAG GTGTACTTTGGTCGTTGGCTGATTGAGGGCAGTCCATACGTGGTGCTGATAGATGTGGCGTTCACTGCCTGGAACCTGGATAAGTGGAAAAAAGAGTTGTGGGACAACTTCTCTATCGGGGTGCCCTGGTTCGACCGCGAGGCCAACGACGCCGTCCTCTTTGGCTTCTTGACCGCCTGGTTACTAGGAGAG TATGCAGCGCAGTGTGAGGAGCCTCCCCATATCCTGGCCCATTTCCATGAGTGGCTGGCAGGCCTGGGCTTGGCGCTATGCAGACAGAGACAGTTGCCCGTGGCAACCATCTTCACCACCCACGCCACCCTGCTGGGACGCTACCTGTGTGCCGGCAGTGTGGACTTCTACAACAACCTCGCCGAT ttcAACGTGGATAAGGAGGCGGGGGATAGACAGATCTACCATCGGTATTGTCTGGAGAGGACAGCGGCACGCTGCGCTCATGTCTTCACCACCGTCTCTCAGATCACAGCCGTTGAGGCAGAGCACCTGCTCAAgaggaaaccag acatAATCACCCCTAATGGGCTGAACGTGAAGAAGTTCTCTGCCATGCATGAGTTCCAGAACCTGCACGCCCAGAGCAAGAACCGTATCCAGGAGTTCATCAGAGGTCACTTCTATGG GCACCTGGACTTCAACCTGGACAAGTGTCTGTTCCTGTTCATCGCTGGGAGGTATGAGTTCAGCAACAAAGGAGCTGATATCTTCTTGGAGGCTTTGGCCAGACTCAACTATCTACTGaga gtcaACCATAGCGATGTGACTGTCGTTGCGTTCTTCATCATGCCTGCGCGGACCAACAACTTCAACGTGGAGACGCTGAAAGGCCAAGCGGTCAGGAAGCAGCTCTG GGATACCGCTCAAACAGTGAAGGAACGCTTCGGAAAGAAACTATATGAATCACTGCTGGT TGGGCAGTTGCCGGACGTGTCCAAGATGCTGAGTAAGGACGACTTCACCATGATGAAGCGTGCCATCTTTGCCACCCAGAGGCAGTGCCAGCCTCCCATCTGTACCCACAACATGCTGGAGGACAGCAACGACCCCATCCTCACTTGCATTCGCCGCATCGGCCTGTTCAACAGCTCTGCCGACCGCGTCAAg GTGATCTTCCACCCAGAGTTCctgtcctccacctctcccctcctgccgATGGATTATGAAGAGTTTGTAAGAGGCTGCCATCTTGGAGTGTTCCCCTCTTACTATGAACCATGGGGATATACACCAG ctgagTGTACAGTCATGGGGATCCCCTCAATCTCTACCAACCTCTCTGGGTTTGGCTGCTTCATGGAGGAACACATAGCTGATCCCTCAGCATACG GAATCTACATCCTTGATCGACGGTACAGAGGGGTTGATGAGTCATGTAACCAGCTCACATCGTACCTGTTCCAGTTCTGTCAGCAGAGCCGGCGCGCCAGGATCATCCAACGGAACCGAACCGAGCGCCTGAGTGACCTTCTGGACTGGAGATACCTGGGCAGG tattaCATATCAGCTCGTCACATGGCCCTGGCTAAAGCCTTCCCAGATACCTACTTCTACCAACCTCATGACTCTGACAct GCCCAAGGTTTCCGTTACCCTAGACCGGCCTCTGTGCCCCCATCTCCGTCTCTGTCGCGCCACTCCTCCCCCCGCCAAAGCGAGGCGGAAGAAGATGATGACCGCTATGATGAAGATGCAGAGGCAGAGAAAGACCGCTTGAACATCCGCCAGCCCTTGACCCTGCCTAGTAAAAAGGGTCCCGCCTTGCCTTACACCCTGCCAGGTGCCAATGGAGAGAGAAACtga